A stretch of Candidatus Woesearchaeota archaeon DNA encodes these proteins:
- a CDS encoding glutamate-5-semialdehyde dehydrogenase codes for MSVATREKNIQAISSTARNASLVLAALPTKVKNNALQAMADALVTNKERIIRENQKDIAAAEKLVAQGKLSKVMLKRLLIDEVKIREMKDGLLAVMKLDDPCGKTLNALELDHNLELYQVTCPIGVIACIFESRPELVQQISSLTLKSGNAIILKGGSEATYSHRVLADIFTIAVAAGEGIPQGWMQLVETREEVAELLKQDRYIDLLIPRGSAALVKYIKANTTIPVLGHAEGICHVFVDRHADLDKALSITYDAKVQYPSVCNAMETLLVDQAIAQRFLPLIAKKYHDANVEMRGCPKTKEILNGFLVNTATEEDWRTEYNDLIVAIMVVDDLQSAIDHINTYGSKHTEAIVTEHTKRAHLFMLRVDAANVMHNCSTRFSDGYRYGKGAEIGISTGKIHARGPVGLEGLVIYKYLLKGNGQVVATYSGKNPKAFTHRPLKEEFRY; via the coding sequence ATGAGCGTCGCAACTCGTGAAAAGAATATTCAGGCAATAAGTAGTACCGCAAGAAATGCTTCACTGGTACTGGCAGCCCTCCCCACAAAAGTAAAGAACAACGCATTGCAAGCAATGGCAGATGCACTTGTCACAAACAAGGAGAGAATCATCAGGGAAAATCAGAAGGATATTGCAGCTGCAGAGAAGCTTGTTGCTCAAGGAAAGCTTAGCAAGGTCATGCTGAAGCGTCTTTTGATTGATGAAGTAAAGATCCGTGAGATGAAGGATGGGTTGCTTGCGGTTATGAAATTAGATGATCCATGCGGTAAAACCTTGAACGCTCTTGAGCTCGATCACAATTTAGAGCTCTACCAAGTAACCTGCCCTATCGGGGTTATTGCCTGTATTTTCGAATCTCGTCCAGAATTAGTACAACAGATTTCCAGCTTGACGCTTAAATCAGGGAATGCCATTATCCTTAAAGGAGGTTCTGAAGCAACATACTCTCATAGAGTACTCGCAGACATTTTTACAATAGCGGTTGCAGCAGGAGAAGGTATTCCTCAGGGATGGATGCAGCTTGTTGAAACACGCGAAGAGGTTGCTGAGTTACTTAAGCAAGACAGGTATATTGACCTCCTTATTCCCCGAGGAAGTGCTGCACTCGTGAAATACATCAAAGCAAACACCACAATTCCTGTCCTCGGTCATGCCGAAGGTATCTGCCATGTTTTTGTTGATCGTCATGCAGATCTTGATAAAGCATTGTCCATTACCTATGATGCAAAAGTACAATATCCGAGTGTCTGTAATGCCATGGAAACGCTCCTTGTTGATCAAGCAATTGCCCAACGTTTTTTACCATTGATTGCAAAGAAATACCACGATGCAAACGTCGAGATGCGTGGCTGTCCTAAAACAAAGGAAATCCTGAATGGCTTTTTGGTAAACACGGCAACCGAAGAAGACTGGAGAACAGAATACAATGATCTTATCGTTGCTATAATGGTAGTTGATGACCTTCAATCGGCAATTGATCATATTAATACCTATGGATCTAAGCATACAGAAGCCATTGTCACCGAACATACCAAACGTGCACATCTCTTCATGCTGAGGGTTGACGCTGCCAATGTCATGCATAACTGCTCAACACGCTTTAGTGACGGCTATCGCTATGGAAAAGGCGCAGAGATTGGTATTAGCACTGGAAAGATTCATGCCCGAGGCCCTGTAGGGCTTGAAGGATTAGTTATTTACAAATACCTTCTCAAAGGCAATGGCCAAGTCGTGGCAACCTACTCAGGAAAAAATCCCAAAGCATTTACGCACCGTCCACTCAAAGAAGAATTTAGATATTAG
- a CDS encoding aminotransferase class V-fold PLP-dependent enzyme, producing the protein MRPLNELHIPSANNYALPELSIPRVEFPSEYRRASLLLPEIGRRALEEEFADRAAANISVDSTVKGGKLYPLGSCTMIETPQLVRRSYRAFKYLHPYQPLPTVEGALSLMYDLERILSEMGGAHAGTLQPAAGAHSELTALLMIAKYFESNGQREQRRIVLIPDSAHGTNPATAMMAGYNVVPLPSDDKRRLDYEKLSAVMRERGSEVAALMITHPSTYGVYDEKITDITSLLHEHGALVYGDGANFVALSNRVTFGDLGIDVFHFNLHKTFGVPHGGGGPGAGYVGANEQLTPFLPVPWVVQTETGYALSFDHPDSIGTLSSAYGNFLADVMAYTYTLLLGADGFRETSAAAVLTGNYMQSRLREHFPPHSEGLVMHEGIVLDTPLSTLSMVGADGRSRPIGWADFVKALLERGHYAPTVAFPVHKGILSEPTYSATKPAIDRFVDDCAVILGQIQADPNGLAQAPRYLPVGRLQEAASDRNPVPIWRLDGSL; encoded by the coding sequence ATGCGGCCACTCAATGAGTTACATATTCCTAGTGCAAATAATTATGCATTACCAGAGCTAAGCATACCTCGGGTTGAGTTTCCGTCAGAGTACCGTCGTGCAAGTCTTCTCCTTCCTGAGATAGGAAGAAGGGCTTTGGAAGAAGAATTTGCAGACCGAGCAGCAGCAAATATATCCGTTGATAGTACTGTCAAAGGAGGAAAACTCTATCCTCTCGGTTCTTGTACGATGATTGAGACACCACAACTGGTCAGAAGAAGTTATCGTGCTTTTAAATACCTCCATCCCTATCAACCCCTTCCTACGGTCGAAGGAGCACTTTCCCTTATGTATGATCTTGAACGTATCTTATCTGAGATGGGTGGAGCTCATGCAGGAACATTACAACCAGCTGCAGGAGCCCATAGCGAGCTTACTGCGCTCTTGATGATTGCAAAGTACTTTGAATCAAATGGACAGCGGGAACAGCGTCGGATTGTGTTGATACCTGACTCAGCGCATGGAACTAATCCTGCCACAGCAATGATGGCAGGCTACAATGTTGTTCCTCTTCCTTCTGATGATAAACGACGGCTTGATTATGAAAAACTCAGCGCAGTTATGCGAGAACGAGGAAGTGAGGTTGCTGCATTGATGATTACCCATCCGAGTACGTACGGTGTCTATGATGAAAAAATCACTGACATCACTTCACTACTTCACGAGCATGGAGCACTGGTCTATGGAGATGGCGCTAATTTTGTTGCCTTAAGTAATCGCGTAACATTTGGTGATCTTGGTATTGATGTGTTCCATTTTAATCTGCATAAAACCTTTGGAGTTCCCCATGGTGGTGGAGGCCCAGGTGCAGGGTATGTAGGTGCAAATGAGCAACTGACACCTTTCCTTCCTGTTCCATGGGTGGTGCAGACTGAAACGGGTTATGCACTTTCCTTTGATCATCCTGATTCTATTGGTACCTTGTCTTCTGCCTATGGCAATTTCCTTGCTGATGTTATGGCTTACACGTATACACTTCTGCTTGGCGCAGATGGCTTTCGAGAAACAAGTGCTGCTGCAGTTCTTACCGGAAACTACATGCAGAGCAGATTACGTGAACATTTCCCTCCCCATAGTGAGGGATTGGTTATGCACGAGGGTATTGTTCTTGACACGCCGCTTAGCACACTTTCTATGGTAGGCGCCGATGGCAGATCAAGACCGATTGGCTGGGCAGACTTTGTCAAGGCATTGCTTGAGCGAGGACATTATGCTCCCACAGTTGCTTTCCCCGTCCACAAAGGCATACTTTCTGAGCCTACCTATAGTGCTACCAAACCGGCAATTGATCGATTTGTGGATGATTGTGCGGTGATTTTAGGACAGATTCAGGCAGATCCAAACGGGCTTGCGCAAGCTCCACGGTATTTACCTGTCGGAAGATTACAGGAAGCAGCGTCAGACAGAAACCCAGTTCCTATCTGGCGCTTGGATGGTAGTCTTTAA
- a CDS encoding helix-turn-helix transcriptional regulator, which produces MKSLKCCPIEKTMAYIRGRWAINIIRDLFLEKRRFRDFLAANPTLSTRMLSLRLKDLEKSDIITKKVVTVTPLVVEYELTSKGSALNRVLYELALFSMKEHPHEVFTKDPSAKEKTIHELKTMLHIT; this is translated from the coding sequence ATGAAATCGCTAAAATGTTGTCCTATTGAAAAAACCATGGCGTATATCAGAGGAAGATGGGCTATCAATATCATTCGTGATCTTTTTCTTGAGAAAAGACGCTTCCGCGATTTTCTTGCAGCAAATCCTACCTTAAGTACGCGTATGCTTTCTCTTCGTTTAAAAGATCTTGAAAAGAGTGATATTATTACAAAGAAAGTGGTAACCGTAACACCCCTGGTGGTGGAATATGAACTTACTTCTAAGGGCAGCGCATTGAACCGTGTACTCTATGAGCTTGCACTGTTTTCTATGAAAGAACATCCCCATGAGGTCTTTACCAAAGATCCAAGTGCTAAGGAGAAGACGATTCATGAGTTGAAGACCATGCTCCATATAACGTAA
- the proC gene encoding pyrroline-5-carboxylate reductase, translating to MLTKRLGFIGAGKMASAMIAALILRKVSKPTDIIASAPHEYQLEVLQGKTLIETTTDNKVVVIESDIVFLCVKPAMMKTVLAEIKERVTPHHLCISIAAGIPLKQLESWLTSSKNQQPRVIRVMPNTPCLVGEMAGAYALGSYVIPEDKTLIKTIMDALGNVFCVPEEDLDAITALSGSGPAYFALFTELLIESAVAHGLSKEVATELAVQTCLGTGKLLKEQQLAPSTLMTQVASPGGTTEQALKVFHASRLKETIAKAFAAAVQRSKELQQAR from the coding sequence ATGCTTACCAAACGACTTGGTTTTATTGGTGCAGGGAAAATGGCCTCTGCCATGATTGCTGCGTTGATTCTGCGAAAGGTGAGTAAACCAACCGACATTATTGCCAGTGCTCCCCATGAATACCAGCTTGAAGTTCTTCAGGGAAAAACCCTTATTGAGACGACAACTGATAACAAAGTAGTCGTTATTGAATCAGATATTGTCTTCCTCTGTGTGAAGCCAGCAATGATGAAAACCGTTCTTGCCGAGATTAAAGAACGGGTAACACCACACCATCTGTGTATTTCTATTGCTGCAGGCATTCCCTTGAAACAACTCGAATCTTGGTTAACGAGTTCGAAAAATCAACAGCCGAGAGTTATTCGGGTGATGCCCAATACTCCCTGTTTGGTAGGTGAGATGGCTGGAGCCTATGCCTTGGGGAGTTATGTTATTCCGGAAGATAAAACACTCATAAAAACAATCATGGATGCACTCGGCAACGTATTCTGTGTTCCTGAGGAAGATTTAGATGCCATTACTGCCTTAAGCGGCAGTGGCCCTGCATACTTTGCCCTGTTTACTGAACTGTTGATTGAGTCGGCAGTTGCGCATGGATTATCCAAAGAGGTTGCAACTGAACTTGCGGTGCAGACCTGTTTAGGAACGGGAAAACTCCTGAAAGAACAGCAACTTGCTCCCTCGACGCTCATGACGCAAGTTGCCTCACCTGGTGGCACCACTGAACAGGCCTTAAAGGTGTTTCATGCTTCTCGGTTAAAGGAAACAATTGCAAAAGCATTTGCAGCAGCAGTACAACGAAGTAAAGAATTACAACAGGCACGATGA
- the gcvT gene encoding glycine cleavage system aminomethyltransferase GcvT has protein sequence MEDHSGDLAQTVLHAWHIAHGAKMMPFGGFDMPILYSGVIDEHLATRTAAGLFDVSHMGRFLVSGRDALPYVQRVLTNNAATLDSVGMSQYTLIPDEHGFAVDDAYLYRVGDQQYMVVVNAANRQKDWDWLQAHRIGGDYAISDISGEFAMISLQGPRSTHLLNDLLARETLKGLLPDPQRNRSSVLFFDGISLRAARTGYTGEPVCYELFVPTDRAVNLWEALLDHGQHYGVKPIGLGARDTLRLEAALPLYGHELGLDPEGNPIPIGAIPLAKIAGVSFSDAKGDFIGREALFRQAEERVARTRHGVHYDQPLEERVLPRVVLELAIMNDNLDGPGRAPPRAGHEVYLDGKRVGYVTSGTTVPSWEFSKDGILSQPTEGRINRPIALAYLDATLFPSKAGEPERQVLTIRDPKSGRESLAYIVTANMRALAPYVHPIIHPEQPRRSPQLTTDHYSGLAADLVHEAAQQTAYRQHNTINLIPSENTPSELVRTLSICDAMGRYGEHQQLKALGLDSADIAYYEGTEFILRVEEKVRAALGDIFGASQVEARPISGQQANEAVFSAMVQWLNRARMRGTEPRRMGSVLANLLIRGGHLSQQYFGAMRDTVAIDPVLDRPAVHPFPVHSEDPYAIDVEATKEAIERYRPELIIFGKSMFIYPEPVREIADFVADRNPRPIIMYDGAHVIGLLGPHFQQPLQEGADILTGSMHKTFPGPQRGCIASRMDPGTEYAGLWNAILQREFPGKLSNHHLGTLVALLGAAYEFKAFGEPYQVQVLANAKAYAQGLVDEGLSVAGNPARGYTETHQVILNVGIGNGPAVAQLLRRNNIITNNQGSPTDLGFSHASAIRMGVAEMTRFGMKEPDFRTLAGYVAEVVKHKMTVGPEVSQFRRRFTEMHYVFPAQQTAELVAMLQDAWK, from the coding sequence ATGGAAGATCATAGTGGAGATCTTGCTCAGACTGTTCTTCATGCCTGGCATATTGCTCATGGCGCAAAAATGATGCCCTTTGGTGGATTTGACATGCCCATCCTGTATTCTGGTGTTATCGATGAGCATTTAGCAACCAGAACTGCTGCTGGTCTGTTTGATGTCAGTCATATGGGACGCTTTCTGGTTTCTGGTCGTGATGCATTACCCTATGTTCAGCGTGTTTTAACCAACAATGCAGCTACATTGGATAGCGTAGGGATGTCTCAATACACGCTTATTCCGGATGAGCATGGTTTTGCGGTTGATGATGCCTATCTTTACCGCGTTGGTGATCAGCAATATATGGTTGTAGTAAATGCCGCAAATAGACAGAAAGATTGGGATTGGCTGCAGGCGCATCGTATTGGTGGTGATTACGCTATCAGCGACATTTCTGGTGAGTTTGCAATGATCTCCCTCCAAGGCCCACGATCAACCCATCTTCTCAATGATTTACTCGCGAGAGAAACTCTTAAAGGTTTGTTGCCAGATCCTCAACGAAATAGATCCTCGGTCCTTTTTTTTGACGGTATTTCTCTACGTGCAGCGCGTACCGGATATACTGGTGAGCCTGTCTGTTATGAACTCTTTGTACCTACAGATAGAGCAGTCAATCTCTGGGAAGCATTACTTGACCACGGACAGCATTATGGTGTTAAACCTATCGGACTTGGTGCTCGTGATACCTTACGGTTAGAGGCTGCGCTTCCACTCTACGGTCATGAACTTGGCCTTGATCCTGAGGGGAATCCGATTCCGATAGGTGCTATCCCCTTGGCTAAAATTGCTGGCGTGAGCTTTTCAGATGCTAAAGGAGACTTCATTGGAAGGGAAGCACTCTTCAGACAAGCTGAAGAAAGAGTGGCTAGAACACGGCATGGTGTGCACTATGATCAGCCACTCGAAGAGCGAGTTTTACCACGTGTAGTACTTGAACTGGCGATTATGAATGACAACCTTGATGGTCCGGGAAGAGCGCCTCCACGAGCAGGTCATGAAGTGTATCTGGATGGTAAGAGAGTAGGGTATGTGACGAGTGGTACAACGGTTCCTAGTTGGGAATTCTCAAAGGATGGCATTTTAAGTCAGCCAACTGAAGGAAGAATCAATAGACCTATTGCCCTTGCTTATCTTGATGCAACACTCTTTCCTTCAAAAGCAGGAGAGCCAGAGCGACAAGTACTCACTATTCGTGACCCTAAATCTGGCCGAGAATCCTTAGCGTACATTGTTACTGCCAATATGCGTGCCTTAGCTCCCTATGTTCATCCGATTATTCATCCTGAGCAGCCACGGAGATCTCCACAATTGACAACGGATCATTACTCGGGGTTGGCGGCAGATTTAGTACATGAAGCTGCACAGCAAACTGCATACCGACAACATAACACCATTAATCTCATCCCCTCAGAGAATACACCCTCTGAACTTGTCCGTACCTTATCCATTTGCGATGCTATGGGAAGATATGGAGAGCATCAACAGCTTAAGGCATTAGGGTTAGATTCTGCTGATATTGCCTACTATGAGGGAACAGAATTTATCCTTCGGGTTGAAGAAAAGGTCAGGGCAGCATTGGGAGATATATTCGGCGCATCTCAAGTTGAGGCAAGACCTATCAGTGGGCAGCAGGCAAATGAGGCAGTGTTCAGTGCCATGGTTCAATGGCTGAACCGAGCAAGAATGAGGGGAACAGAACCTCGACGAATGGGCTCAGTCCTTGCGAATTTATTGATACGTGGTGGTCATCTCAGTCAGCAGTATTTCGGGGCTATGCGAGATACGGTAGCCATAGATCCTGTCCTTGATCGGCCAGCAGTCCATCCATTCCCTGTCCATTCAGAAGATCCTTATGCCATTGATGTTGAAGCAACAAAGGAAGCCATTGAACGATATAGACCAGAACTCATCATCTTTGGAAAGAGCATGTTTATTTATCCAGAACCAGTGAGAGAGATAGCGGATTTTGTTGCTGACCGGAATCCACGACCAATCATCATGTATGATGGTGCTCATGTCATAGGTTTGCTCGGCCCGCACTTTCAACAGCCTCTTCAAGAAGGAGCTGATATATTAACAGGATCGATGCACAAAACCTTTCCTGGACCACAACGAGGATGTATTGCCAGTCGCATGGATCCGGGTACTGAGTATGCTGGTCTGTGGAATGCAATACTTCAGAGAGAATTTCCGGGTAAATTAAGTAATCATCATCTTGGAACCCTTGTTGCTTTGCTTGGTGCAGCATACGAATTTAAGGCATTCGGTGAACCCTATCAAGTACAAGTATTGGCTAATGCAAAAGCCTATGCCCAAGGATTGGTTGATGAAGGATTATCGGTTGCAGGAAATCCAGCACGAGGATATACAGAGACACATCAGGTCATTCTGAATGTTGGTATCGGCAATGGACCTGCAGTCGCTCAGCTCTTACGGCGAAATAATATTATAACCAACAATCAAGGGTCTCCTACAGATTTAGGATTTAGCCATGCTAGCGCCATTCGTATGGGAGTTGCTGAGATGACCCGCTTTGGTATGAAAGAACCAGATTTTAGGACACTTGCTGGCTATGTCGCTGAGGTTGTTAAACACAAAATGACCGTAGGACCAGAGGTATCTCAATTCCGCAGAAGATTTACCGAGATGCACTATGTTTTCCCTGCTCAACAAACAGCTGAACTGGTAGCAATGTTGCAAGATGCTTGGAAGTAG
- the gcvPA gene encoding aminomethyl-transferring glycine dehydrogenase subunit GcvPA: protein MRVITLAHSCIRASSDEQAAMLAHLGFSSLDELYDAIVPKEHQHDGKLSFLRSAMTESEVADFVQNLADANARFKPSNMFMGAGFYQRVIPPAVARLASHGNFLTPYTPYQAEAAQGILTTLFDYQSIMAALTGMSVVNAGSYHGPNALAEGVLMACRITQRNKILVSDAVHPTAMRNIETYVRPRNMELVRIPLREGTTSVEEIADRVDDNTAVVVVQNPNFWGLFDGMNGHAEPVHSKGALYLVYGGGDQISLALAKPPGEYGADIYAGEGQHFGIPLGYGGPHVGILGIASMDNKHLRQLPGRLVLKTNDEDGKKGYRLGLQTREQHIRRERATSNACTTQTYISVMNVLYLALVGPRGLEQAAQHSTSNAHYLYHKIARLSGFEPLHPEATFFNEFAVRTPVPAERIVHDLVSQQGILAGVPVARALPYANRDEHVLLISATEANGNKRSLDKLIGGLEQYAATQ, encoded by the coding sequence ATGCGTGTGATAACCTTGGCACATTCATGTATTCGAGCAAGTTCTGATGAACAAGCAGCAATGCTTGCACATCTTGGGTTTAGTTCTCTTGATGAGCTCTATGATGCCATTGTTCCCAAGGAGCATCAGCATGACGGAAAGCTTTCTTTTTTGCGTTCTGCAATGACTGAATCAGAGGTGGCAGACTTTGTTCAGAATCTGGCAGATGCAAATGCTCGTTTCAAGCCTTCTAACATGTTTATGGGAGCGGGATTTTACCAACGAGTTATACCACCAGCAGTGGCTCGGCTCGCTTCACACGGCAATTTTTTAACACCCTATACACCCTATCAAGCTGAGGCTGCTCAGGGTATTCTGACCACGCTTTTTGATTACCAGAGCATCATGGCTGCACTGACCGGTATGAGCGTTGTGAATGCAGGGTCTTATCATGGGCCAAATGCGCTGGCTGAAGGTGTACTGATGGCCTGTCGTATTACTCAAAGAAATAAAATCCTTGTTTCTGATGCTGTTCATCCAACAGCCATGCGAAATATTGAGACGTATGTGAGACCACGGAATATGGAATTAGTGCGTATTCCTTTGCGTGAGGGTACAACATCTGTTGAGGAGATTGCAGATCGTGTTGATGACAACACTGCCGTCGTTGTTGTTCAGAATCCAAATTTCTGGGGTTTGTTTGATGGTATGAATGGTCATGCTGAACCGGTACATAGCAAAGGAGCATTGTATCTTGTCTATGGTGGTGGTGATCAGATCTCACTTGCATTGGCAAAGCCTCCTGGAGAGTATGGCGCTGATATCTATGCAGGTGAGGGACAACATTTTGGCATTCCTTTAGGGTATGGAGGTCCTCATGTAGGTATCCTTGGCATTGCGTCAATGGATAACAAGCATCTCCGACAGCTTCCGGGAAGATTAGTCCTTAAAACAAACGATGAGGACGGAAAAAAAGGCTATCGCTTAGGGCTTCAAACACGAGAGCAGCATATTCGCAGAGAACGGGCAACCTCAAATGCCTGTACCACGCAGACCTATATTTCAGTCATGAATGTCTTGTACCTTGCCCTGGTTGGGCCTCGGGGATTAGAACAAGCAGCACAACACTCCACGAGCAATGCGCATTACCTTTACCACAAAATAGCACGGTTATCAGGCTTTGAACCTCTCCATCCAGAAGCAACATTCTTTAACGAGTTTGCTGTACGGACACCAGTGCCAGCAGAGAGAATAGTTCATGATCTTGTATCTCAACAAGGAATCTTAGCAGGTGTTCCTGTTGCTCGTGCTCTTCCCTATGCAAATAGAGATGAGCATGTCTTACTCATTAGTGCAACAGAGGCCAATGGAAATAAAAGGAGTCTTGATAAATTAATTGGAGGATTAGAGCAATATGCGGCCACTCAATGA
- a CDS encoding TIGR00266 family protein, translated as MKYKINGTLMQTVNFELKKNESIFSERGNMAWMSDNIRMETNMKGGLWKGIKRRLAGESIFMNTFTCETGTGIITFAAEFPGKVLVMTLDQGKEYICQKDAFMCAEETVVLEMHFRKRFGAGLFGGEGFILQRLTGKGLAFVELAGEITEMNLSKNQVLKVDTGHIAMYEPSVDFDIQFVKGFKNIFFGGEGLFLATLRGPGKVWLQSMPLANLAGKIGSYLMTGKEAGGSRRGLGSIIDSFGTGI; from the coding sequence ATGAAATACAAGATCAATGGAACACTTATGCAGACGGTGAATTTTGAATTAAAGAAAAATGAGAGCATCTTTTCAGAGCGAGGAAACATGGCCTGGATGTCTGACAATATCCGGATGGAGACAAACATGAAGGGTGGATTGTGGAAAGGAATTAAACGAAGATTAGCAGGAGAAAGTATCTTCATGAATACCTTTACGTGTGAAACAGGAACAGGGATTATTACGTTTGCTGCTGAATTTCCTGGTAAGGTATTAGTCATGACCTTAGATCAGGGAAAAGAATATATCTGCCAGAAAGATGCATTTATGTGTGCTGAAGAAACCGTTGTTCTGGAAATGCATTTCCGCAAGCGATTTGGTGCTGGTCTTTTTGGTGGTGAAGGATTTATTCTTCAGCGTCTTACAGGCAAAGGCCTTGCATTCGTTGAACTTGCCGGAGAGATTACTGAGATGAATTTGTCAAAAAATCAAGTACTCAAAGTAGATACTGGTCATATCGCTATGTACGAGCCTTCGGTTGACTTTGATATCCAATTTGTTAAGGGATTTAAGAACATTTTTTTCGGTGGTGAAGGACTCTTTTTAGCCACGCTTCGTGGACCAGGAAAAGTCTGGCTCCAGAGCATGCCCCTAGCAAACCTTGCAGGAAAGATTGGAAGCTATCTCATGACCGGAAAAGAAGCCGGTGGCTCTCGCCGAGGATTGGGCAGTATTATTGATAGCTTTGGCACAGGCATTTAG
- a CDS encoding fibrillarin-like rRNA/tRNA 2'-O-methyltransferase, producing the protein MQERIHETKFQGIFTRKGKEKLLTRNLTPGRSVYQERLVREGNVEYREWNPRRSKLAASLINGVSQIGLKPGYTVLYLGASTGTTVSHVSDIVGNGGFIFALDIAPRVTRELVFLAQQRKNIAPLLADASQPQTYASRITPVDYIYQDIAQRMQAEIFLKNMRLFLKPDRFGFLCVKARSIDIAKKPRQVFREVHDYLAQHVNIVDKRELEPYERDHCVFVVKNK; encoded by the coding sequence ATGCAAGAACGCATTCATGAAACTAAATTCCAGGGTATATTCACAAGAAAAGGAAAAGAAAAACTCCTGACCCGTAATCTGACACCAGGAAGAAGCGTCTATCAGGAGCGATTAGTGCGAGAAGGGAATGTTGAATACCGCGAGTGGAATCCACGGAGAAGTAAGCTTGCAGCTTCACTCATCAATGGCGTCAGTCAAATCGGACTTAAGCCAGGATATACGGTTCTTTATCTCGGTGCAAGTACAGGGACAACGGTAAGCCATGTCAGCGATATCGTTGGAAATGGTGGATTCATTTTTGCGTTGGACATTGCACCAAGAGTAACCAGAGAACTCGTTTTTCTGGCACAGCAACGGAAAAATATTGCTCCCCTATTAGCAGATGCAAGCCAGCCTCAGACCTATGCATCCCGTATCACTCCTGTTGATTATATCTATCAGGATATTGCCCAACGGATGCAAGCAGAAATCTTTCTCAAAAATATGCGTTTGTTTCTTAAGCCAGATCGTTTTGGATTTTTGTGCGTAAAGGCTCGTTCGATAGATATTGCCAAAAAGCCAAGACAAGTTTTTCGAGAGGTTCATGATTACCTTGCCCAGCACGTAAACATCGTTGACAAGAGAGAGCTTGAACCCTATGAGAGAGATCATTGTGTTTTTGTTGTGAAGAACAAATAA
- a CDS encoding TatD family hydrolase gives MHLVDVHCHLTDDIFSHDLDQVIQRAGEAGLTTLVSNGLDPTSNRAVLALAQKYLLVKPALGIHPISVAGLDETTIAEEIVFITKQQKKIVAIGECGLDYKHVEDPVKQKKVFQNLLLLAKTIKKPVIVHSRKAEEDVITLLEGAQLTKEQIVLHCFTGRRALITRAISNGWYFSIPAIINKDQHFQRLVGECTINQLLTETDAPYLSPERGKRNEPIAVQQTVQAIAKLKQMDVIEVANNIFMNYQRVFGTR, from the coding sequence ATGCACCTGGTTGATGTTCATTGTCATCTTACTGATGATATCTTTTCTCATGATCTGGATCAAGTTATACAGCGTGCAGGTGAGGCAGGTCTTACTACGCTGGTGAGTAATGGCCTTGATCCAACAAGTAACCGTGCAGTACTTGCCTTGGCACAAAAATACCTTCTGGTAAAGCCAGCGTTAGGCATTCATCCGATTTCTGTTGCAGGGCTTGATGAAACAACTATTGCTGAGGAGATCGTATTTATCACAAAGCAACAGAAAAAGATCGTAGCTATTGGAGAGTGTGGGCTGGATTATAAGCATGTTGAAGATCCAGTAAAACAAAAAAAAGTGTTTCAAAACCTTCTTCTCCTCGCAAAGACGATCAAAAAACCCGTTATTGTTCACTCACGAAAAGCAGAGGAAGATGTCATTACCCTTCTTGAGGGTGCACAGCTCACCAAAGAACAAATTGTCTTGCATTGTTTTACTGGCAGACGAGCGCTTATCACGCGAGCAATAAGCAATGGCTGGTATTTTTCTATTCCTGCAATTATCAATAAGGATCAACACTTCCAGCGTCTCGTCGGGGAATGCACGATAAACCAACTACTCACCGAAACTGATGCACCCTATCTTAGTCCAGAGCGAGGAAAGCGAAATGAACCAATCGCCGTTCAACAAACCGTGCAAGCAATAGCAAAACTCAAGCAGATGGATGTTATTGAAGTAGCAAATAATATCTTCATGAATTACCAACGTGTTTTTGGTACTCGGTGA